The Raphanus sativus cultivar WK10039 chromosome 6, ASM80110v3, whole genome shotgun sequence sequence CACATCACCAGTAGACATGGTAGAAGATGATGTACCAATCATTGAGTTTGGCTCGGATTGAGATTCCACTTTAAGAATGTGATCTCCAGACCAGACCTCAAGAACTTTAAATGTTTCTGCCCCATCCCTCACATTGTCAGAGCGAACAGATAtgccaaaacaaaaagattttcCTACTAAAGCTCTGATAGATTCTGGTAGGAGTTCTGGATCTTCAATCTAATACAATTCTAAAATTAGTGTTTAAgaataataaatgaaataattCCGAGCAGAATCAACTAATACCTCATCATAGGAGCCATCCCACAGATCGACAGCTTCCTGTCCAACAATTGTATTAGCAACAGTGTTCAGCAACATCAACTTGCATGTTTCTGTGTCATCCCTAACAATCAAATGGAGCTTGAACCTATgaaatttaaagaaataaagttaattatgaaaatatgtgtcaTAATTAAATAAAGAATGATATACTTGCAACAGTGCTCTTACACAGGTATCACTTCAGTAATTTTAACTTTGCAGTGCTCACAGAACCAAAGTTGTTTGTCATCATGTTTTGAAATTGAAGTAACATTGTTACCAATTTTTATAGCACGATGTTTGCAACCCTTGTGCCCGAAATAGAACCATGCCCAATCAGTATCAACAGCTTCAATTGAACAAATTATTTTGCAGTTCTCCACCTAGGAACATATGATCAGGTTTATAGGTTAAGCTTTTCTTGGTAtgtataaaatagaaaaaaagtttACTGCCACTTAACCAAATAATTAActttactaaataaaaactgTACTGTATGAATATAACCTGATTTGAAACAAAGAGTTCCGAAATGGTCTTGATCTCAAGGTCGTTCCAGTCATCTTCTTTCAAAACGATTTCCCTCTTACCAGCTTTATTCTCAATAACAGCAAGAGGAAGCTCGTCTTGCTCAATCCTATACATATATGTAGAAAACAACCAATGTATAAGCAACTATAGATATAAGatttaataaatatgtttattaaatCTTACTTCTCTTTGAACTGTAATGCTTCCTCCATAGTTGGATCAAAATAAACAATGGATGCATCAAAAGCATTTGTGATTTGCACCTcacctattaaaataaaatttctgtaaaaactgattttggaaaaaatagaatataataatatgaaaaCGCATTTAAAATAATACCTCTGTAAAAACTGATTTTAGCAAACCTGATCAAACAGATCAGTGGTTCCTCACGTTCAAGATAAGCCTCCAATTGCTCTGCATATTTCCCCCATAAACAACATGCAAGGTCCTTACCACTAAAAAGGAATAGCTATTAGCgcaagaaaaaggaaaaaatgtgAACTGAAACCTAAAACACAATAACAAAACTTACTTTTCAtcaaccaaacgaaattgaacTTTCTTCCGGTCCTGTCCTTTCACCTGGACGATTTGAACTGGTTGAAGGCTTACAATTTTCCCCATAAcatctataagaaaataaaaattaatatacagaACAACATTAAATACCAGAAACTGAAATATAGTTATATGAAACATTGACATATAGGTATTACCAATAAGCAAGTGGGTCTTTAAGGTTCCATCGATGATGTCCGCATATCTAGCAAGAGATAGGAAGATGCTATCCTGAACGATGTCAGAATTCGTTATCACAGTTTCGTCACTGATTGTCATCTTGTATGGATGGGTTGTTGGCCGATACTGGCCTGACGCTTGTGAGACGCTAAACGTTGTGAGAACACGCCATTTTCCTAGAGGTAGCTTTCGCTGGACGCTCAAAACGTTATTCCTTTTGCACGTAGCACTTATCTTTTCACCCTACAAAATAAGCACAAAATAATGTAAGCAATGCATATCATTCAACAATAAAGTAATGATTAATTGCATTATGAAACTTACACTGTCATCGGTCAGAACCATTTGAAGAGTCTCACCACCAAAACCAGTGTTTTGCATCCACGAATGTAGCAATTTTACTTGACATCGCCACTTAGTCTTAAATGGTTTCAAGTCTTTGATGGGGGTGAGACTTGCGTTGTTAGacat is a genomic window containing:
- the LOC108850772 gene encoding uncharacterized protein LOC108850772, whose amino-acid sequence is MSNNASLTPIKDLKPFKTKWRCQVKLLHSWMQNTGFGGETLQMVLTDDSGEKISATCKRNNVLSVQRKLPLGKWRVLTTFSVSQASGQYRPTTHPYKMTISDETVITNSDIVQDSIFLSLARYADIIDGTLKTHLLIDVMGKIVSLQPVQIVQVKGQDRKKVQFRLVDENGKDLACCLWGKYAEQLEAYLEREEPLICLIRFAKISFYRGEVQITNAFDASIVYFDPTMEEALQFKEKIEQDELPLAVIENKAGKREIVLKEDDWNDLEIKTISELFVSNQVENCKIICSIEAVDTDWAWFYFGHKGCKHRAIKIGNNVTSISKHDDKQLWFCEHCKVKITEVIPVFKLHLIVRDDTETCKLMLLNTVANTIVGQEAVDLWDGSYDEIEDPELLPESIRALVGKSFCFGISVRSDNVRDGAETFKVLEVWSGDHILKVESQSEPNSMIGTSSSTMSTGDVLMLEGNSHNDSEECKTPFGKRRDDDADLQDKTSTSKKLRTSIKVEKEKEKEE